The Amycolatopsis camponoti genome segment GGCGGTCGACCTCGGGCAGCTCGAGCGGCGGCAGCGGGTACCCGGCCGTCCAGGTCAGCAGCAGGTCCGCCAGCGCGGGGTTGCGGGCGAGCGCCGGGCCGTGCAGGTAGGTGCCGACGACGTGGCCGGTCACCGCGCCTTCGGTGCCGTCGCCGTTGCCGGCGCCGCGCACGACCTGGCCGAGCGGCTCGCTGCCGGCGCCGAGCTTGCTGAGGCCGAGATGGTTTTCGAACCCCGTGAGCGGGGCTTTGTCCAGGAGTTCGGTCGCCGTGGCGACGAGCTCGGACACCGCGCGGCGCTCGCCGGGCTCGGTGGCGACGTCGAGCAGGCCGAGACCGTCGTGGTCGACGCCGTCGAGGCCGCGGAAGCGGGTGCCGAGCACCTGCAGGCCGGCGCAGACGCCGAAGACCACCGATTCGGGTGTCAGGGATCGCCGGTACTTCCGCAGGTGGGCCGCGGCCAGCGCCTGCGCGCCGTCCTCGCCGCCGCCGAGCAGGTAGAGGTCCAAAGTGGACGGTACCGGCTCGCCGAGCCCGACCGGCACGACCTCGGCGTCGAGCCCGCGCCAGCGCAGCCGCTGGCAGAGGACCTGCGCGTTGCCGGTGTCGCCGTAGGTGCCGAGCACCTCGGGCAACAGGAGTCCGATGTGGACGATCGAGTCACGCACCGGGCAGCCTGCCCACGAGGTCGCGGAACGCGGTGTAGTTGGCGACGAGCTCGACCCCGCCGGGCGGCAGCGCGTCGATGGCGGCGACCGGGTCGGGCTCGGCCCAGTGCGCGACCTCGGCGTAGCAGAGCCGGACGGCGAGGTCGGCGCCGCGCTCGCCGGTGACGACGACCTGGCGGCCGCGCAGCCGTTCGAAGTGCACGTCCCAGAGCCAGGACAGGTCGCGGCCGTCGGCTTCCTGGGCGTTGACGGCGACGACGACCGGGGTGTCTTCGTCGAGCACGCGCAGCGTTTCGACCCAGCCGGCCGGGTTCTTGGCCAGCATCAGCCGCACGGAGTGCCGCGACCGCCGGATGGTCCGGTAGCGGCCGCCGATGTCGGTGATGGTCCGCAGCCGCGCGGCGGCGGTGTGCGGCGGCACGCCCAGCCGGTGCGCGGCGGCGAGCGCGAAGGCGGCGTTGGCCCGGTTCGCGTCCCCGGGCAGGCGCAGGTCCAGGTCGACTTGATGCCCCCCGGGCGTGCGGACGAGGTCGCCGTCGAGGGTCCAGGCGGGTTCGGGGCGGGCCAGGCCGCAGGCGCAGCTCCAGTGGTCTTTTTCGTGGACGATCAGGCCGTCGCAGCGCGGGCAGGAGGTCGAGTCCCCGGTCCACCGGCGGCCGGTGCCGACCCAGAGCGGCTTGGCGGCCGCGGTCGCGGCGGAGGCGACGAGAACGTCGTCGCAATTGG includes the following:
- a CDS encoding type 1 glutamine amidotransferase, with protein sequence MRDSIVHIGLLLPEVLGTYGDTGNAQVLCQRLRWRGLDAEVVPVGLGEPVPSTLDLYLLGGGEDGAQALAAAHLRKYRRSLTPESVVFGVCAGLQVLGTRFRGLDGVDHDGLGLLDVATEPGERRAVSELVATATELLDKAPLTGFENHLGLSKLGAGSEPLGQVVRGAGNGDGTEGAVTGHVVGTYLHGPALARNPALADLLLTWTAGYPLPPLELPEVDRLRVERLTATRRRRTS
- a CDS encoding Mur ligase family protein; translation: MTARNPFRTRASVAAGRVSAWLSRHAGLGQGGVIGGRVTLALDPTALKTLGRERTVVLVTGTNGKTTTALMITRALEALAEVAANSDGANMPDGILAALAARPDAPYAVLEVDETYLPWVAEQLRPAVLVLLNLSRDQLDRVGEVRSTERDLRAAIACHPETTIVANCDDVLVASAATAAAKPLWVGTGRRWTGDSTSCPRCDGLIVHEKDHWSCACGLARPEPAWTLDGDLVRTPGGHQVDLDLRLPGDANRANAAFALAAAHRLGVPPHTAAARLRTITDIGGRYRTIRRSRHSVRLMLAKNPAGWVETLRVLDEDTPVVVAVNAQEADGRDLSWLWDVHFERLRGRQVVVTGERGADLAVRLCYAEVAHWAEPDPVAAIDALPPGGVELVANYTAFRDLVGRLPGA